The Tenacibaculum jejuense genome includes a window with the following:
- a CDS encoding SulP family inorganic anion transporter → MRIQKIIPLLEWLPKYKKSQFKGDVVAGLTVATVLIPQGIAYALIAGLPPIYGLYSALIPQVIYAIFGSSRQVAIGPVATDSLIVAASISTIALMGSESYIAMAIFLALLVGSIQFLMGVFRLGFIVNFLSRPVITGFTSAVAITIGLNQFKNFFGVDFLQSDQIHILLEDILTRITELETKTTIIGIVTSIIIIVLRGINKKIPNALIVVVLGIVLMYAFETFFFGVAIVESIPSGLPSFAVPELNFGLVRELLPMAFTLVMVGYLETISIGKYLESQQDEYKIDPNQELIALGLSNIFGSFFKSYPSTSSFSRSAINFDAGARTGVAAFISAGLVVLTLLYLTPVFYYLPKTVLAAIIIVAVFRLVNVKEARFLWKANILDFWLLIATFLATLFFGIEYGILIGVSLSLIVLIYRTSRPNVVELGKVPDSDFYRNKNRFKEVLLDNEVLVFRFDAQIFYANASYFRERLEHMVNQKGESLKLIVLDAESINRVDSTGIEMLKQQVQFYMNKGITFYLAGVKGPVRDDLFRGGLLEIINLDHFFMRANGAVTFFKTGDNTNQKKYAQYIHQAYK, encoded by the coding sequence GTGAGAATACAAAAAATCATCCCTCTTTTAGAGTGGTTACCAAAGTATAAGAAATCTCAATTTAAAGGAGATGTTGTTGCTGGATTAACAGTAGCAACAGTTTTAATACCACAAGGTATTGCTTATGCTTTAATTGCAGGTTTACCACCAATTTACGGATTGTATTCAGCTTTAATTCCTCAAGTGATTTATGCAATATTCGGTTCTTCTAGGCAAGTAGCCATTGGTCCAGTAGCAACAGATTCATTAATAGTTGCTGCCAGTATATCTACAATAGCGCTTATGGGATCTGAAAGTTATATTGCTATGGCAATCTTTTTAGCCTTGTTAGTTGGAAGTATTCAGTTCTTAATGGGAGTTTTCCGCTTAGGTTTTATTGTTAATTTTTTATCAAGACCAGTAATTACAGGATTTACTTCAGCAGTTGCCATAACAATAGGTTTAAATCAATTCAAAAATTTTTTTGGAGTAGATTTTCTACAAAGTGATCAAATCCATATTTTACTTGAAGATATATTAACTAGAATTACTGAACTCGAAACAAAAACAACAATTATTGGAATTGTTACAAGTATCATAATCATTGTATTAAGAGGAATTAATAAAAAAATACCAAATGCTTTAATAGTAGTTGTTTTAGGAATTGTTTTAATGTATGCTTTTGAAACTTTTTTCTTTGGAGTTGCTATTGTTGAGAGTATTCCTTCAGGTTTACCAAGTTTTGCAGTTCCTGAGTTAAACTTTGGTTTAGTAAGAGAGTTGTTACCTATGGCGTTTACTTTAGTAATGGTAGGTTATTTGGAAACAATTTCTATTGGAAAGTACTTAGAATCTCAACAAGATGAATACAAAATAGATCCTAATCAAGAACTAATAGCTTTAGGACTAAGTAATATTTTCGGATCATTTTTTAAATCGTATCCATCTACATCTAGTTTTTCTAGATCTGCAATCAATTTTGATGCAGGAGCAAGAACAGGAGTAGCTGCATTTATTTCAGCAGGTTTAGTTGTACTTACGCTATTATATTTAACACCTGTGTTTTATTATTTGCCTAAAACAGTTTTAGCCGCTATTATAATTGTAGCAGTTTTTAGATTGGTAAATGTTAAGGAAGCTCGATTCTTATGGAAAGCAAATATTCTAGATTTTTGGTTATTAATAGCTACTTTTTTAGCAACATTATTTTTTGGAATAGAATATGGAATTTTAATAGGAGTAAGTTTATCACTTATCGTTTTAATTTATAGAACATCCCGACCCAATGTTGTAGAGTTAGGAAAAGTACCAGATTCCGACTTTTATAGAAATAAGAATCGATTTAAAGAAGTTCTACTAGATAATGAGGTTCTTGTTTTTCGTTTCGATGCTCAAATTTTTTATGCAAATGCGAGTTATTTTAGAGAACGATTAGAGCATATGGTGAATCAAAAAGGAGAGAGCTTAAAATTAATTGTTTTAGATGCTGAAAGCATTAATCGAGTAGACAGTACAGGAATTGAAATGTTAAAACAACAAGTTCAATTTTACATGAATAAAGGAATAACATTTTATCTTGCCGGTGTAAAAGGTCCGGTTAGAGATGATTTGTTCAGAGGTGGTTTATTAGAAATTATAAATTTAGATCATTTTTTTATGCGTGCAAATGGCGCAGTAACATTTTTTAAAACAGGAGATAATACAAATCAAAAAAAATACGCTCAGTACATTCATCAAGCGTACAAATAA
- a CDS encoding cytochrome c oxidase subunit I: protein MSGEHHHHKETFVTKYIFSTDHKMISKQFLITGMFMGIIGVFMSMLFRLQIAWPEKSFSIITAFLGDHQQTDGVMNPDTYLALVTIHGTIMVFFVLTAGLSGTFSNLLIPLQIGARDMASGFLNMVSYWLFFLSSVVMVVSLFVEAGPASAGWTIYPPLSALKQAIPGSGLGMTLWLVSMAIFIASSLIGSLNYIVTVLNLRTKGMKMTRLPLTMWAFFVTAIIGVISFPVLLSAALLLIFDRSFGTSFYLSDIFISGQVLHYQGGSPVLFEHLFWFLGHPEVYIILLPALGISSEVISTNARKPIFGYRAMIGSILGIAFLSTIVWGHHMFVSGMNPFLGSVFTFTTVLIAIPSAVKAFNYITTLWKGNLQLNPAMLFSIGLVSTFVTGGLTGLVLGDSALDINVHDTYFVVAHFHLVMGVSALFGMFAGVYHWYPKMYGRMMNKVMGYWHFWLTIISAYGVFFPMHFIGLAGLPRRYYTNTNFPMFDDLADINVFMTLMAIIGGVAQLIFLANFFISMYRGQKASQNPWKSNTLEWTTPVEHIHGNWPGKIPEVHRWAYDYSKVDDNGNYIHGEDFVLQTVPLKDGEEPS, encoded by the coding sequence ATGTCAGGAGAACATCACCATCACAAAGAAACATTTGTAACGAAGTACATTTTTAGTACTGATCACAAGATGATCTCGAAGCAATTCTTGATCACAGGGATGTTTATGGGTATCATTGGGGTATTTATGTCAATGTTATTCCGTTTACAAATTGCATGGCCAGAAAAATCGTTTTCTATAATTACAGCATTTTTAGGAGATCACCAACAAACTGACGGTGTAATGAATCCAGATACATATCTGGCATTAGTTACAATACATGGTACTATTATGGTATTCTTTGTATTAACAGCAGGTTTAAGTGGTACATTTTCAAATTTATTAATTCCATTACAGATTGGAGCAAGAGATATGGCATCAGGTTTTTTAAACATGGTATCATATTGGTTATTCTTCTTATCTTCAGTTGTAATGGTAGTGTCTTTATTTGTTGAAGCTGGACCAGCATCAGCAGGTTGGACTATTTATCCGCCGTTATCTGCTTTAAAACAAGCGATACCAGGTTCTGGTTTAGGTATGACTCTATGGTTAGTTTCTATGGCGATTTTCATTGCATCATCGTTAATAGGATCTCTAAACTATATTGTAACTGTATTAAACTTAAGAACTAAAGGGATGAAGATGACAAGATTACCATTAACAATGTGGGCGTTCTTTGTAACGGCTATTATTGGTGTAATCTCTTTCCCAGTTCTTTTATCAGCGGCATTATTATTAATATTCGATAGAAGTTTCGGAACTTCTTTCTATTTGTCAGATATATTCATATCAGGTCAAGTGTTACATTATCAAGGAGGATCTCCAGTTTTATTTGAACACTTATTTTGGTTCTTAGGTCACCCTGAAGTATATATCATTTTATTACCAGCATTAGGTATTTCATCTGAAGTAATTTCTACAAATGCTAGAAAGCCTATCTTCGGTTACCGTGCAATGATTGGATCAATCTTAGGTATTGCATTCTTATCAACAATTGTATGGGGTCACCATATGTTCGTGTCAGGTATGAATCCATTCTTAGGATCTGTATTTACATTCACAACGGTATTAATTGCAATTCCATCAGCTGTAAAAGCATTTAACTATATTACAACTTTATGGAAAGGTAATCTACAATTGAATCCAGCCATGTTATTCTCTATCGGATTAGTTTCTACATTCGTAACTGGAGGTTTAACAGGATTAGTACTTGGAGATTCAGCTTTAGATATTAACGTACACGATACATATTTCGTAGTAGCACACTTCCATTTAGTAATGGGTGTATCTGCTTTATTTGGAATGTTTGCTGGTGTTTATCACTGGTATCCTAAAATGTATGGTAGAATGATGAATAAAGTAATGGGTTATTGGCATTTTTGGTTAACTATTATATCTGCATATGGAGTATTCTTCCCAATGCACTTTATAGGGTTAGCTGGTTTACCAAGACGTTACTATACAAATACAAACTTCCCAATGTTCGATGACTTAGCAGACATCAACGTATTCATGACTCTTATGGCAATCATTGGAGGTGTGGCCCAGTTAATTTTCTTAGCAAACTTCTTTATCTCTATGTATAGAGGACAAAAAGCTTCGCAAAACCCATGGAAATCTAATACTTTAGAATGGACTACTCCAGTAGAACATATCCACGGTAACTGGCCAGGGAAAATTCCAGAAGTTCATAGATGGGCTTACGACTATAGTAAAGTTGATGACAACGGAAACTATATTCATGGAGAAGATTTCGTTTTACAAACAGTACCTTTAAAAGACGGTGAAGAACCATCTTAA
- a CDS encoding MBL fold metallo-hydrolase codes for MKIEQIYTNCLSQGAYYIESNGEVAIIDPLREVQSYIDKAKKDEATIKYIFETHFHADFVSGHITLAEKTGATIVYGPTATTNFKSHIAKDSEVFKIGNIEIVALHTPGHTMESTTYLLKDENGKDHAIFSGDTLFIGDVGRPDLAQKGDITQEDLAGFLYESLQTKIMPLHDDVIVYPAHGAGSACGKHLSKETVSTLGNQKKTNYALRADMTKEEFVKEVTDGLLPPPEYFPLNVKLNKEGYDSIDSIIERGTKALSVDEFEYVSNKYEALILDVRHQSDFIQGFIPQSIFIGLNGSFAPWVGALIRDTEQPIVLITPEGKEEEAITRLARVGFDNVLGYLEGSFDSWKNANKDFDTLRSVSANHLEKALQEKVTVFDVRKPGEYNSDHIKNVENTPLDYLNDYISMFPNTNDFYIHCAGGYRSVIAASILKSRGFHNVIDVAGGYKAIKETNIQRDQSLCVSK; via the coding sequence ATGAAGATTGAACAAATTTATACGAATTGCCTATCGCAAGGAGCATATTATATAGAAAGTAACGGAGAAGTAGCTATTATAGATCCGTTACGTGAAGTACAATCATATATCGATAAGGCTAAAAAAGATGAAGCTACAATTAAATATATCTTTGAAACTCATTTTCATGCCGACTTTGTAAGTGGACATATAACACTTGCTGAAAAAACAGGAGCTACAATTGTATACGGACCAACTGCAACAACAAATTTTAAGTCACATATTGCTAAAGATTCTGAAGTTTTCAAAATTGGTAATATAGAAATCGTTGCTTTGCATACTCCAGGTCATACGATGGAAAGTACAACTTATTTACTAAAAGATGAAAACGGCAAAGATCATGCAATTTTTAGTGGAGATACTTTATTTATTGGAGATGTTGGAAGACCAGATTTGGCTCAAAAAGGAGACATTACTCAAGAAGATTTAGCAGGCTTTCTTTATGAAAGCTTACAAACTAAAATAATGCCTTTACATGATGATGTCATCGTTTATCCTGCTCATGGAGCTGGTTCTGCTTGTGGAAAGCATTTGAGTAAAGAAACTGTAAGTACATTAGGAAACCAAAAGAAAACAAATTATGCTTTAAGAGCAGATATGACTAAAGAAGAGTTTGTAAAAGAAGTTACAGATGGTTTATTGCCACCACCAGAGTATTTTCCTCTGAATGTAAAATTGAATAAAGAAGGTTACGATTCTATCGATAGTATTATAGAACGAGGAACTAAAGCGCTTTCTGTAGATGAGTTTGAGTATGTATCAAATAAGTATGAAGCTTTAATATTAGATGTAAGACATCAATCCGATTTTATTCAAGGATTTATACCACAATCTATTTTTATTGGTTTAAACGGATCATTTGCACCTTGGGTGGGAGCTTTAATTAGAGATACAGAACAGCCAATTGTTTTGATTACACCTGAAGGAAAAGAAGAAGAAGCAATTACAAGATTAGCAAGAGTTGGTTTTGATAATGTTTTAGGATACCTAGAAGGAAGCTTTGATAGTTGGAAAAATGCGAATAAAGATTTTGATACGTTACGTTCAGTTTCTGCAAATCATTTAGAAAAAGCATTACAAGAAAAAGTTACAGTTTTTGATGTTAGAAAACCAGGGGAATATAACTCGGATCACATAAAAAACGTTGAAAACACGCCATTAGATTATTTAAATGATTATATTAGTATGTTTCCAAACACTAACGACTTTTATATTCATTGTGCAGGCGGTTATCGTTCTGTAATTGCAGCTTCTATATTAAAATCTAGAGGATTTCATAATGTAATTGATGTAGCTGGAGGATATAAAGCGATCAAAGAAACCAATATTCAAAGAGATCAATCGTTATGTGTTTCAAAGTAA
- the ruvB gene encoding Holliday junction branch migration DNA helicase RuvB, whose product MNEHLNPENTNYSHEEMDVEKKLRPLSFDDFTGQDQALENLRIFVEAANQRDEALDHTLFHGPPGLGKTTLAHILANELGVGIKVTSGPVLDKPGDLAGLLTNLDERDVLFIDEIHRLSPIVEEYLYSAMEDYKIDIMIESGPNARTVQINLEPFTLVGATTRSGLLTAPMRARFGISSRLHYYSTELLTTIIQRSSAILGVPISMEAAIEIAGRSRGTPRIANALLRRVRDFAQIKGDGNITIEIAKYALKALNVDAHGLDEMDNKILSTIIDKFKGGPVGITTLATAVAENAETIEEVYEPFLIQQGFIMRTPRGREVTDLAYKHLGRIKGTSQGELF is encoded by the coding sequence ATGAATGAGCATTTAAACCCTGAAAACACTAATTATTCTCATGAAGAAATGGATGTGGAAAAGAAACTACGTCCGTTATCCTTTGATGATTTTACAGGTCAAGATCAAGCTTTGGAAAATCTTAGAATTTTTGTTGAAGCAGCAAATCAAAGAGATGAAGCTTTAGATCACACCTTATTTCATGGTCCTCCTGGTTTAGGAAAAACCACTTTAGCACACATTTTAGCAAATGAACTTGGAGTGGGAATTAAAGTCACTTCAGGTCCTGTTTTAGATAAACCTGGTGATTTAGCAGGTTTACTTACAAATTTAGATGAACGTGATGTGCTATTTATTGATGAAATTCATCGATTAAGTCCAATTGTAGAAGAGTACTTATATTCTGCAATGGAAGATTATAAAATAGACATCATGATTGAATCTGGACCGAATGCGAGAACAGTTCAGATTAATTTAGAACCATTTACTCTAGTTGGAGCAACAACAAGATCTGGTTTATTAACAGCTCCGATGAGAGCTCGTTTTGGAATCAGTAGCCGTTTACATTATTATTCTACGGAATTATTAACTACAATTATCCAAAGGAGTTCTGCAATTTTAGGCGTGCCAATTTCGATGGAAGCTGCGATAGAAATTGCAGGTAGAAGTAGAGGAACGCCTCGTATTGCAAATGCACTATTGAGAAGAGTACGTGATTTTGCACAAATTAAAGGAGATGGTAATATCACTATAGAAATAGCAAAATATGCATTAAAGGCATTAAATGTTGATGCGCATGGTTTAGATGAAATGGACAATAAAATTTTATCTACCATTATCGATAAATTTAAAGGTGGACCAGTAGGTATTACTACATTAGCAACAGCAGTTGCAGAAAATGCAGAAACGATTGAGGAAGTTTATGAACCTTTTTTAATTCAACAAGGTTTTATCATGCGAACACCTAGAGGTAGAGAAGTAACAGATTTAGCTTATAAACATCTAGGAAGAATAAAAGGAACTAGTCAAGGAGAATTATTTTAA